From the genome of Vicia villosa cultivar HV-30 ecotype Madison, WI linkage group LG2, Vvil1.0, whole genome shotgun sequence, one region includes:
- the LOC131653285 gene encoding pentatricopeptide repeat-containing protein At1g12300, mitochondrial-like, whose translation MSFLRYAVSVSFPNSRSYSHSLQHFNDDVIDVVSLFNRMLHKKPTPPAIEFGQILGSLVKAKHYPTVVSLSQQMEFSRVTPDFVTHNILINSFSQLGHISFAFSVFSKILKRGYHPNLITFNTLVKGLCLKGHLHQALRFHDNHIAQGFQLDQVTYATLINGLCKAGQTTAALQLLRRVDGKLVQLNSQGKVKEAQNVLAVMIKNDIKLSGVTYNSLMNGYCLVNEVNKANDIFNVMFKRRLTADVRTYTIMIDGFCKAKMVDEAINLFKEMHCRKIIPNTITYSSLINGLCKLGRISYALELVDEMCYKGQLPDIITYNSILDALCKNHQVDKAIALSRKLNDKGIHPNMCTYNILIDGLCKVGRLEDAQKVFADLLVKGYNLDVFTYTAMIQGFCDKGLFDEAMTLLSKMKDNGCLPNAITYEIIIRSLFDKDENDKAEKLLCEMIARGLLYG comes from the exons ATGTCGTTTTTAAGGTATGCTGTTTCCGTTTCCTTTCCAAATTCTAGATCATACTCTCATTCTCTCCAACATTTCAatgatgatgttattgatgttgtTTCCTTGTTCAATCGAATGCTCCATAAGAAACCCACCCCACCCGCCATTGAATTTGGCCAGATTTTAGGCTCTCTTGTCAAAGCCAAACATTACCCTACTGTTGTTTCCCTTTCTCAACAAATGGAATTCAGTAGAGTTACTCCTGATTTTGTAACTCACAACATCCTCATCAATTCTTTCTCTCAATTGGGTCAtatttcttttgctttttctgtTTTCTCTAAGATTCTCAAGAGAGGTTATCACCCTAATCTCATAACCTTCAATACACTCGTCAAGGGTCTCTGTCTCAAAGGTCACCTCCATCAAGCATTGCGATTTCATGACAACCACATAGCTCAGGGATTTCAGTTGGACCAAGTTACTTATGCGACATTGATCAATGGTCTATGCAAAGCCGGACAAACAACAGCAGCACTACAATTGCTCAGACGAGTTGATGGGAAATTGGTTCAGCTTAATTCG CAAGGGAAGGTGAAAGAAGCTCAAAATGTGTTAGCTGTGATGATTAAAAATGACATTAAACTTTCTGGTGTTACCTACAATTCTCTAATGAATGGATATTGTCTAGTAAATGAAGTGAACAAAGCCAATGATATATTCAATGTTATGTTCAAAAGGAGACTGACTGCTGATGTTCGAACCTATACTATCATGATCGATGGATTTTGTAAGGCTAAAATGGTAGATGAAGCTATTAATCTCTTCAAAGAAATGCATTGTAGAAAAATCATTCCAAATACGATAACTTATAGTTCCCTTATTAATGGCTTGTGCAAATTGGGAAGAATCTCATATGCTTTGGAGCTTGTCGATGAAATGTGTTATAAAGGTCAACTACCTGATATAATCACGTACAATTCTATATTGGATGCTTTATGCAAAAACCATCAAGTTGATAAGGCAATTGCATTGTCAAGAAAATTGAATGATAAGGGTATTCACCCAAACATGTGCACGTATAATATTCTTATCGATGGGTTGTGTAAAGTTGGAAGACTAGAGGATGCACAAAAGGTTTTTGCAGATCTTTTGGTCAAAGGCTACAATCTTGATGTCTTTACATATACCGCTATGATCCAAGGGTTTTGCGACAAGGGCTTGTTTGATGAAGCGATGACCTTGCTGTCAAAAATGAAAGACAATGGTTGCCTTCCAAACGCTATAACTTATGAAATAATTATCCGTTCTCTTTTTGATAAAGATGAGAATGATAAGGCGGAGAAACTTCTTTGTGAAATGATTGCAAGAGGTCTATTGTATGGCTAA